The Gimibacter soli genome includes a region encoding these proteins:
- a CDS encoding ATP-binding protein: MRIFRSLIDDLPIRYFVPLGFLVAALVAFGVFVGIALPEAENKAFELTEEDFYSRLEDMQGRYNSLLAQGNSLALNQDIFILANKPGVVGLALVDQDMKVRYASNSSYEGRPASELPFVADPALVKRALLTGQQVSDRNEKSGHLTGYAGLGFVESGQMTQLCIVYVLSADEIRANFQSVAERPITILTVTLLIIAVAIGGLLFWKVEKRARQLLKAARKLGEGEAGSIDLDVRGTDEFGQLATLIRESADKLEASRKDLRAAVAEAQRANTAKSAFLSNMSHEIRTPMNGVIGGLSLLQSSRDPAERHELIDAALSSARSLLDIINDILDFSKLEAAKMDLHPAPFHLGRLFQEIYMLMRHVAAEKRNELILDITPDCQAWIEADAARIRQVINNLVGNAIKFTETGQIKLVARLVGGEAPILSVRVEDNGPGISEADQVKLFQRFSQVSQEDGTRAKGTGLGLAICKQLVGLMGGEISVISSVGEGSAFLFSIPVRRASEQVTLLSGNKGEPLTGLNILLAEDMKLNQMLISRMLERMGHTVVLAKDGREAVAALDREGEAEFDLILMDNQMPHISGIEATRLVRSRADRKSRLPIVALTAGVLPEERDAFFKAGIDGFISKPVEPDQLRYEIERVLTQRP, translated from the coding sequence GTGCGCATTTTCAGGTCTTTGATCGATGACCTGCCGATCCGCTATTTCGTGCCGCTCGGCTTTCTGGTCGCAGCGCTCGTCGCGTTCGGCGTCTTTGTCGGTATCGCCCTGCCGGAGGCCGAGAACAAGGCCTTCGAGCTGACGGAAGAGGACTTCTATTCGCGGCTTGAGGATATGCAGGGGCGCTATAACTCGCTCCTCGCGCAAGGTAACTCGCTCGCCCTCAATCAGGATATTTTCATCCTTGCCAACAAACCGGGTGTTGTCGGGCTGGCGCTTGTCGATCAGGACATGAAGGTGCGCTACGCCAGCAATTCCTCTTATGAGGGGCGCCCGGCGAGCGAATTGCCTTTTGTGGCCGACCCGGCGCTTGTGAAACGCGCGCTTCTCACCGGGCAGCAGGTCAGCGACCGCAACGAAAAAAGCGGGCATCTGACCGGCTATGCCGGGCTCGGGTTTGTCGAGAGCGGGCAAATGACCCAGCTTTGCATCGTCTATGTGCTGAGTGCCGATGAAATCCGCGCCAATTTCCAGTCGGTGGCAGAAAGGCCGATCACCATTCTGACGGTGACCCTGCTGATCATCGCTGTTGCCATCGGCGGGCTCTTGTTCTGGAAAGTGGAAAAACGGGCGAGGCAGCTCTTGAAGGCTGCACGCAAGCTCGGCGAGGGTGAAGCTGGCTCCATTGATCTTGATGTACGGGGCACAGACGAGTTCGGCCAGCTGGCCACCCTGATCCGGGAATCAGCGGACAAGCTGGAGGCCAGCAGGAAGGACCTTCGCGCGGCGGTGGCCGAGGCCCAGCGTGCCAACACCGCCAAGTCGGCCTTCCTTTCGAACATGAGCCACGAAATCCGTACGCCCATGAACGGCGTGATCGGAGGCCTCAGCCTGTTGCAAAGCTCGCGTGATCCGGCGGAGCGGCATGAACTGATCGATGCAGCCCTCAGTTCCGCCCGGTCGCTTCTCGATATCATCAACGATATTCTCGATTTCTCGAAGCTTGAGGCCGCCAAGATGGACCTGCATCCGGCGCCCTTCCACCTCGGGCGCCTGTTCCAGGAAATCTACATGCTGATGCGGCATGTGGCGGCCGAAAAGCGCAACGAGCTGATCCTGGATATCACACCCGACTGCCAAGCGTGGATCGAGGCCGATGCCGCACGGATCCGGCAGGTGATCAATAATCTCGTCGGCAATGCCATCAAATTCACCGAAACAGGCCAGATCAAGCTGGTCGCCCGGCTCGTGGGCGGTGAAGCGCCGATCCTCAGCGTGCGGGTGGAAGACAATGGCCCCGGCATTTCCGAGGCAGACCAGGTGAAGCTGTTCCAGCGTTTCAGCCAGGTCTCGCAGGAAGATGGTACGCGGGCGAAGGGCACGGGGCTTGGCCTTGCAATCTGCAAACAGCTTGTCGGGCTGATGGGCGGTGAAATCAGCGTGATCAGCAGCGTGGGGGAGGGCAGCGCCTTCCTGTTCAGCATCCCTGTGCGCCGTGCCAGCGAGCAGGTAACCCTTCTTTCCGGCAATAAAGGCGAGCCCCTCACGGGCCTCAATATCCTGCTTGCGGAAGACATGAAGCTCAATCAGATGCTGATCAGCCGCATGCTGGAACGCATGGGCCATACAGTGGTGCTGGCAAAGGATGGGCGCGAGGCCGTCGCTGCGCTGGACCGCGAGGGCGAGGCGGAATTCGACCTTATCCTGATGGACAACCAGATGCCGCATATCAGCGGGATCGAGGCGACCCGCCTGGTCCGGTCGCGCGCTGACCGCAAATCACGGTTGCCGATTGTTGCGCTGACGGCGGGTGTCTTGCCCGAGGAACGCGACGCCTTCTTCAAGGCCGGGATCGACGGGTTCATATCGAAGCCGGTGGAGCCCGACCAGCTTCGATATGAGATAGAGAGGGTGCTTACTCAGCGGCCTTGA